In a genomic window of Gloeocapsopsis dulcis:
- a CDS encoding sucrose-phosphate phosphatase, which translates to MSPFLFVTDLDNTLVGDDQALATLNHKLSQHRQEHGTKIVYATGRSPELYRLLTTEKPLLEPDALITSVGTEIYLNGSDTPDSGWSTKIAQGWDRDLIVATSAHFADLVPQPDSEQRPFKVSFFLTKEVAREVIPRLESLLQNKGLDIKLIYSTGQDLDILPRNSDKGLAVQFLRQQWEMSPEQTVVCGDSGNDIALFSSGQERGVIVGNASAELLEWHNANPADYRYLAQAACAGGILEGLYYFGFLG; encoded by the coding sequence GTGTCACCATTTTTATTCGTAACCGACTTAGATAACACCCTCGTAGGCGATGACCAAGCCTTAGCAACACTCAATCACAAACTGAGTCAGCATCGCCAAGAACACGGCACAAAGATAGTCTATGCTACAGGGCGATCGCCGGAACTATACCGCCTACTAACAACTGAAAAACCGCTTCTCGAACCTGATGCTTTGATTACTTCGGTGGGAACTGAAATATACCTCAACGGTAGCGATACTCCCGACTCTGGATGGAGTACAAAAATTGCTCAAGGCTGGGATCGCGACTTGATTGTGGCAACAAGTGCGCATTTTGCTGACTTAGTTCCGCAACCCGATTCAGAACAGCGTCCGTTTAAAGTTAGCTTTTTCTTGACGAAGGAAGTTGCCCGTGAAGTCATTCCTCGGCTAGAGTCCTTGTTACAAAACAAAGGGTTAGATATCAAACTGATTTACAGCACAGGACAAGATTTAGATATTTTGCCGCGCAACAGTGATAAAGGGCTAGCAGTGCAATTTCTGCGTCAACAATGGGAAATGTCACCCGAACAAACCGTTGTGTGTGGTGACTCAGGAAATGATATTGCTTTGTTTTCTAGTGGGCAAGAACGAGGGGTCATTGTGGGAAATGCAAGTGCAGAACTCTTGGAGTGGCACAATGCTAATCCTGCCGATTATCGCTACTTAGCGCAAGCAGCTTGTGCAGGTGGTATTTTAGAAGGCTTATATTACTTTGGGTTCTTGGGATGA
- the ruvA gene encoding Holliday junction branch migration protein RuvA, translating to MISYLKGVIAGVDKSNSNRVILTLDVNQIGYDLQISARFAEELPAVGETVQVFTHLQMREEQPLLYGFSSTAQRDLFRQLISVSGIGAQLAIALLDTLDLPDLVQAIVSGNTQLLIQAPGVGGRTAERISLELKKKLADWRTTTGVVAVTSGGPPPAILEDVQMTLLALGYSASEVSQAITAVSDSVILQQNANAEDWIRQAIAHLSG from the coding sequence ATGATTAGTTATCTCAAAGGTGTCATTGCTGGTGTAGACAAAAGTAATAGCAATCGTGTCATTCTCACTTTAGATGTGAATCAGATAGGCTATGACTTGCAAATTTCGGCGCGTTTTGCCGAGGAATTACCTGCTGTTGGGGAAACGGTACAAGTTTTTACGCATCTGCAAATGCGCGAAGAACAGCCCTTGCTATATGGTTTTAGTTCAACAGCGCAGCGCGATCTATTTCGCCAGTTGATTAGTGTCAGTGGTATTGGCGCGCAACTGGCGATCGCTTTACTAGATACATTAGATTTACCTGACTTAGTACAAGCAATTGTGAGTGGTAACACGCAATTACTGATTCAAGCACCAGGCGTTGGCGGGAGGACTGCAGAACGCATTTCCTTGGAGTTAAAAAAGAAGCTAGCTGATTGGCGTACTACTACTGGAGTTGTTGCCGTAACTTCTGGAGGGCCCCCACCTGCAATTCTTGAAGATGTGCAAATGACGCTGTTAGCCCTAGGATATAGTGCTAGCGAAGTTTCTCAAGCAATTACTGCAGTGAGTGACAGTGTGATTCTACAACAAAACGCTAATGCTGAGGACTGGATTCGCCAAGCGATCGCGCATTTAAGCGGTTAA